DNA from Actinomycetes bacterium:
CCAGTGGAGCCAGCGGGTCGAGGCCGACCACCTCTTCCAGCACGGCGATCGTGCGCAGCACCGCCACATCGCCGTGCTGCGGCCCGATGACCTGCAGCCCCACGGGCATGCCGTC
Protein-coding regions in this window:
- a CDS encoding amidase family protein; the protein is GHPGTVNGVETPFWAPFTGAYNLTRNPAGTVPVGFTADGMPVGLQVIGPQHGDVAVLRTIAVLEEVVGLDPLAPLG